Proteins from a single region of Candidatus Methylomirabilota bacterium:
- a CDS encoding ABC transporter substrate-binding protein, whose amino-acid sequence MGRNIAALTRAVLFAPLFTVSRPAKVVLEIRRAEPAEVIQKAVEELLGDKAVKARGDRAPSAAEIARVAFFLFDVREMAKKSLGRHWVARTPQERDEFTRIFTSMLGRAWLRTIRTGKRINYTGVTVDGTRATVRSTVLLERQGQVLLEYQLAPAGHSKWQVHDVLVDRRSLVGSYREFFDKTLADTSYQDFMWKLRVKEVESAPAPASA is encoded by the coding sequence ATGGGCCGGAACATCGCCGCGTTGACCCGAGCCGTCCTCTTTGCGCCGCTCTTCACCGTGAGCCGGCCAGCCAAGGTGGTCCTGGAGATCCGTCGGGCGGAGCCCGCCGAGGTGATCCAAAAGGCCGTGGAGGAGCTGCTGGGCGATAAGGCCGTCAAGGCCCGGGGCGACCGCGCGCCCAGCGCCGCGGAGATCGCCCGTGTCGCCTTCTTCCTGTTCGACGTCCGGGAGATGGCCAAGAAGAGCCTGGGCCGGCACTGGGTGGCCCGCACCCCGCAGGAGCGTGACGAGTTCACCCGGATCTTCACCAGCATGCTGGGGCGTGCCTGGCTGCGCACGATCCGCACGGGCAAGCGCATCAACTATACGGGCGTGACGGTTGACGGCACCCGCGCCACCGTTCGCTCGACCGTGTTGCTCGAGCGCCAGGGCCAGGTGCTGCTCGAGTATCAGCTCGCCCCCGCCGGCCACAGCAAGTGGCAGGTCCACGACGTGCTCGTCGACCGCCGGAGCCTGGTCGGAAGCTACCGCGAGTTCTTCGACAAGACGCTGGCCGACACGAGCTACCAGGACTTCATGTGGAAGCTCCGCGTGAAGGAAGTGGAGTCGGCCCCCGCTCCCGCGTCCGCCTAG
- a CDS encoding transglycosylase SLT domain-containing protein, whose product MWRWLRSLALIVALAAPAAASQGAAPPLAAALAAQRASDYPTAARLFGEAASVPNPIPEYALYLQADSLSRMGDRRAAGVAAQAVELTGEGPLLPSALLLVAREAARAGDTGSAMVFYRRFLDRYPEHWESPGARFGLAELLEATGQGEEAQRLFRTIWLTAPLSFAANAARDRELALINRGIPAPPVSANERVDRAERLLAGGQATQGRQEMEALLAEGVTGNPQLRALRVVAEAYRRTGKPDDALRTVDRAIAVAPFERRPAWLFERARLQQPKSPPAAIATLDRIVRDHSKSSEASDALFLKAQIQESLNQTAEAEVTYTRLAADYPDDDDAGRAQWRLGWLAWFRRDYDGAAARWTRLATLPGGVAYRENATYWIGRAHEERGDLDAATRQWSEAVVYQPRGYFGILATTRLTKRGLAVPAARDPRTPLVLPEDGLVSLRDDPRFAKAEALRSLGLAAWADAELNDLAHRSAGEARRLYAISAAFAQDARHHQALRILRRDFLPVARGGYAWLPRAFWEMFYPLGWRMEVAGSAQRAGIDPFLVSAVVREESSYNPQARSRVGARGLMQLMPETARPMARVRGLAFQEGELLDDPAANIELGTAYLGGLVRDFGDARLAVAAYNAGPARVREWWGARKSDDLEVWVEQIPYNETRNFVRRVMVGWEEYRRLYADAGSSASVTR is encoded by the coding sequence ATGTGGCGGTGGCTGCGCTCGCTCGCCCTGATCGTCGCGCTCGCCGCTCCGGCGGCGGCGTCGCAGGGGGCTGCTCCGCCTCTGGCGGCGGCCCTCGCTGCCCAGCGAGCGAGCGACTATCCGACTGCCGCGCGGCTCTTCGGCGAGGCGGCCTCGGTCCCGAACCCCATCCCCGAGTACGCCCTCTACCTCCAGGCCGACTCCCTGTCCCGCATGGGCGATCGCAGGGCCGCGGGCGTGGCCGCACAGGCGGTGGAGTTGACGGGCGAGGGGCCGTTGCTGCCCTCGGCGCTGCTGCTCGTCGCGCGCGAGGCCGCGCGCGCCGGCGACACCGGGAGCGCGATGGTGTTCTACCGCCGCTTCCTCGACCGCTACCCCGAGCACTGGGAGAGCCCCGGGGCACGGTTCGGCCTGGCCGAGCTGCTGGAGGCCACCGGGCAGGGTGAGGAGGCGCAGCGCCTCTTCCGCACCATTTGGCTCACCGCGCCCCTCTCGTTCGCCGCCAATGCGGCCCGCGATCGGGAGCTCGCGTTGATCAATCGAGGAATCCCGGCGCCGCCGGTGAGCGCGAACGAGCGCGTGGACCGCGCGGAGCGGCTGCTCGCGGGCGGCCAGGCCACGCAGGGACGGCAGGAGATGGAGGCGCTGCTCGCCGAGGGAGTCACCGGCAACCCGCAGCTCCGCGCGCTGCGCGTGGTCGCCGAGGCGTATCGGCGCACCGGCAAGCCGGACGACGCCCTCCGTACCGTGGATCGCGCCATCGCGGTCGCGCCGTTCGAGCGCCGGCCCGCCTGGCTGTTCGAGCGCGCACGCCTGCAGCAGCCGAAGAGCCCGCCCGCGGCCATCGCCACCCTCGACCGGATCGTGCGCGACCATTCCAAGAGCAGCGAGGCCAGCGACGCGCTGTTCCTGAAGGCCCAGATCCAGGAGTCGCTCAACCAGACCGCGGAGGCGGAGGTCACCTACACGCGGCTCGCCGCCGACTATCCCGACGACGACGACGCGGGCCGCGCGCAGTGGCGCCTGGGGTGGCTCGCGTGGTTCCGGCGGGACTACGACGGCGCGGCGGCCAGGTGGACGCGCCTCGCCACGCTGCCGGGCGGTGTGGCCTATCGGGAGAATGCGACCTACTGGATCGGCCGGGCGCACGAGGAGCGGGGCGATCTCGACGCGGCCACGCGCCAGTGGTCCGAGGCGGTGGTGTATCAGCCTCGCGGCTACTTCGGCATCCTCGCGACGACACGGCTCACCAAGCGCGGCCTGGCCGTGCCTGCCGCGCGCGACCCTCGCACGCCCCTGGTCCTCCCCGAGGATGGACTGGTGTCGCTGCGCGACGACCCGCGCTTCGCCAAGGCGGAGGCTCTGCGCTCGCTGGGGCTCGCGGCGTGGGCCGACGCCGAGCTGAACGACCTCGCGCACCGCTCGGCCGGCGAGGCGCGGCGGCTCTATGCCATCTCCGCCGCGTTCGCGCAGGACGCCCGGCACCATCAGGCGCTGCGCATCCTCCGCCGCGACTTCTTGCCGGTCGCGCGGGGCGGCTATGCCTGGCTGCCGCGCGCGTTCTGGGAGATGTTCTACCCGCTGGGCTGGCGCATGGAGGTCGCGGGCTCGGCGCAGCGCGCCGGCATCGACCCCTTCCTCGTCTCGGCGGTAGTGCGCGAGGAATCGTCCTACAACCCGCAGGCGCGCTCGCGGGTGGGCGCGCGGGGGCTCATGCAGCTCATGCCGGAGACGGCGCGGCCGATGGCACGGGTGCGCGGCCTCGCCTTCCAGGAGGGCGAGCTGCTGGACGACCCGGCCGCCAACATCGAGCTGGGCACGGCGTACCTGGGCGGGCTCGTCCGCGACTTCGGGGACGCGCGGCTGGCCGTGGCCGCCTACAACGCCGGCCCCGCGCGGGTGCGCGAGTGGTGGGGCGCGCGGAAGTCCGACGACCTCGAGGTGTGGGTGGAGCAGATCCCCTACAACGAGACGCGGAACTTCGTCCGCCGCGTCATGGTGGGCTGGGAGGAGTACCGCCGCCTCTACGCCGATGCGGGCAGCTCGGCGTCCGTGACGCGCTGA
- a CDS encoding branched-chain amino acid ABC transporter permease produces MDIFVQQVMSGLATGGIYASLALALVMIYQATDVVNFAQGEMAMFATYLAWTFMNAGVSYWTAFILTLAIAFVGGVVIQRVVIRPVESKPILTIVIVTLGLLVILNSMAGWIWTYLQKPFPSPFPREPIRMGTVVLGTHDMGEIVVTLVMLALLFAFFRFTPLGLAMRAAAQNPLSSRLAGIRVSWMLALGWGLAATFGAVAGIMVAPILTLDPNMMGGIQIYAFAAATLGGFGSPVGAVVGGFLVGVVENLVGTYVSFIGTELKLTVALAMIIVVLLVKPSGLFGRTHVRRV; encoded by the coding sequence ATGGACATCTTCGTTCAGCAGGTGATGTCGGGGCTCGCCACGGGCGGGATCTACGCGAGCCTGGCCCTGGCGCTCGTGATGATCTATCAGGCCACCGACGTGGTGAACTTCGCCCAGGGCGAGATGGCCATGTTCGCTACCTACCTCGCGTGGACGTTCATGAACGCCGGCGTGTCGTACTGGACCGCCTTTATCCTGACCCTCGCCATCGCCTTCGTGGGCGGCGTGGTCATCCAGCGTGTGGTCATCCGGCCAGTCGAGAGCAAGCCCATCCTCACCATCGTGATCGTGACGCTGGGCCTGCTCGTCATCCTCAACAGCATGGCCGGCTGGATCTGGACCTACCTGCAGAAACCATTCCCGTCGCCCTTCCCCCGCGAGCCCATCCGGATGGGGACGGTGGTGCTCGGCACCCACGACATGGGCGAGATCGTCGTCACCCTCGTCATGCTGGCGCTCCTCTTCGCGTTCTTCCGCTTCACGCCGCTGGGGCTGGCCATGCGGGCGGCTGCGCAGAACCCGCTGTCGAGCCGGCTCGCGGGGATCCGCGTGAGCTGGATGCTCGCGCTGGGCTGGGGGCTGGCCGCGACGTTCGGCGCGGTGGCAGGTATCATGGTCGCACCGATCCTCACCCTGGATCCGAACATGATGGGCGGCATTCAGATCTACGCGTTCGCCGCGGCGACCCTGGGCGGCTTCGGCAGCCCGGTGGGCGCGGTGGTGGGCGGCTTTCTCGTGGGTGTGGTGGAGAACCTCGTCGGCACCTATGTGTCCTTCATCGGCACCGAGCTCAAGCTCACGGTGGCGCTGGCCATGATCATCGTGGTGCTGCTGGTCAAGCCGAGCGGCCTCTTCGGCCGCACGCACGTGCGACGAGTCTAG
- a CDS encoding ABC transporter ATP-binding protein — MGAILEVEKLEAFYGRTQALHGVSFAMQEGGITTVLGANGAGKTTTLRAISAMVKTRGSVRFGGTPIEAKATEQIVAMGIAHVPEGRGTFIDLTVEENLRVGMYARRDKRNAARDMERVFEFFPILRQRRKQHAGTLSGGEQQMLAVARALMLEPRLLLLDEPSLGLAPLVVREIFRILRLINQESRVSILLVEQNASLALDLADHVFLLETGRVVLSGTSDVLKKDDAIRRSYLGY, encoded by the coding sequence GTGGGCGCCATCCTCGAGGTCGAGAAGCTCGAAGCCTTCTACGGGCGTACGCAGGCGCTGCACGGCGTGAGCTTCGCGATGCAGGAGGGAGGCATCACCACCGTGCTGGGCGCCAACGGGGCGGGGAAGACCACGACCCTCCGCGCCATCTCCGCCATGGTGAAGACCCGCGGGTCCGTCCGCTTCGGCGGGACCCCGATCGAAGCCAAGGCCACCGAGCAGATCGTGGCCATGGGCATCGCGCACGTGCCGGAGGGCCGCGGGACTTTCATCGACCTCACGGTGGAGGAGAACCTCCGCGTGGGCATGTACGCGCGCCGGGACAAGCGGAACGCCGCGCGCGACATGGAGCGGGTGTTCGAGTTCTTCCCGATCCTGCGCCAACGCCGGAAGCAGCACGCGGGCACGCTGTCCGGCGGCGAGCAGCAGATGCTGGCGGTGGCGCGCGCCCTCATGCTGGAGCCGCGGCTCCTCCTCCTGGACGAGCCCTCGCTGGGCCTGGCCCCGCTGGTGGTGCGCGAGATCTTCCGCATCCTGCGCCTCATCAACCAGGAGTCGCGCGTGAGCATCCTGCTCGTGGAGCAGAACGCCTCGCTCGCCCTCGATCTCGCCGACCACGTGTTCCTCCTCGAGACCGGCCGCGTCGTGCTCTCGGGCACCTCCGACGTCCTCAAGAAGGACGACGCGATCCGCCGCTCCTATTTGGGGTACTGA
- a CDS encoding RDD family protein, protein MVTAGYVRRMLAGLLDTVMGLTLWALCSMWLILGVWAIRGLPRDARGVLLIYAGVLGLAVGLHFIYHVVLLGGCGQTVGRMALGIAVVRRGGGAPGYGRAALRSVGNALVVVTLGLAALVALFNRERRDMADLMSGTRVVRLG, encoded by the coding sequence ATGGTCACGGCGGGCTACGTCCGCCGGATGCTGGCGGGGCTGCTGGATACCGTCATGGGTCTCACGCTGTGGGCCCTATGCTCGATGTGGCTCATCCTCGGCGTGTGGGCGATTCGCGGCCTGCCCCGTGACGCGCGAGGCGTGCTCCTCATCTACGCTGGCGTCCTCGGCCTCGCCGTGGGTCTGCACTTCATCTACCACGTGGTGCTGCTGGGCGGGTGCGGCCAGACCGTGGGCCGGATGGCCCTCGGCATCGCGGTGGTGCGCCGCGGCGGCGGGGCACCGGGCTACGGGCGTGCGGCGCTCCGCTCGGTGGGGAACGCCCTGGTCGTGGTGACGCTGGGGCTGGCGGCGCTCGTCGCGCTCTTCAATCGCGAGCGGCGGGACATGGCGGATCTGATGTCAGGGACGCGTGTGGTACGCCTCGGCTGA
- the msrP gene encoding protein-methionine-sulfoxide reductase catalytic subunit MsrP has product MLIKHGDRFKSSEITPRALYLDRRSFITGSLITGAAALALMPRDARAAAPPAKGQPLAAQKNAPMSLTEAQTPFKDATTYNNFYEFGTDKEDPSQNAHTLRTRPWSVKVEGLCAKPRSFDIDELLKLAPLEERVYGLRCVEAWSMVIPWIGYSLSALLKKVEPTSQAKFVEFITLLDPEQMPGQKKGLFGWSGLDWPYVEGLRLDEAMHPLTMLTVGMYGQVLPNQNGAPVRVVIPWKYGFKSGKSIVRIRLASEQPKTTWEKAAPSEYGFYSNVNPAVDHPRWSQATERRIGEFRRRKTLPFNGYGDQVASLYAGMDLKKFY; this is encoded by the coding sequence ATGCTGATCAAGCACGGCGATCGCTTCAAGAGCTCGGAGATCACCCCGCGGGCGCTCTATCTCGACCGGCGGAGCTTCATCACGGGCAGCCTCATCACGGGGGCGGCGGCGCTGGCCCTGATGCCGCGCGATGCGCGGGCGGCCGCGCCCCCGGCCAAGGGGCAGCCGCTGGCCGCCCAGAAGAACGCGCCGATGAGCCTCACCGAGGCCCAGACCCCGTTCAAGGACGCCACCACCTACAACAATTTCTACGAGTTCGGCACCGACAAGGAGGACCCGTCGCAGAACGCCCACACCCTGCGCACGCGCCCCTGGTCGGTGAAGGTGGAAGGCCTCTGCGCCAAGCCGCGCAGCTTCGACATCGACGAGCTCCTGAAGCTGGCTCCGCTCGAGGAGCGGGTCTACGGCCTCCGCTGCGTGGAGGCCTGGTCCATGGTGATCCCATGGATCGGCTACTCGCTCTCCGCGCTGCTGAAGAAGGTCGAGCCCACCAGCCAGGCCAAGTTCGTCGAGTTCATCACGCTGCTCGATCCCGAGCAGATGCCCGGGCAGAAGAAGGGCCTCTTCGGCTGGAGCGGGCTGGACTGGCCCTATGTCGAGGGTCTGCGGCTCGATGAGGCCATGCATCCCCTCACCATGCTCACCGTCGGCATGTACGGTCAGGTGCTGCCGAACCAGAACGGGGCTCCCGTGCGCGTGGTGATTCCCTGGAAATACGGGTTCAAGAGCGGCAAGAGCATCGTGCGGATCCGGCTCGCGAGCGAGCAGCCGAAGACGACGTGGGAGAAAGCGGCGCCGTCCGAGTACGGCTTCTACTCGAACGTGAATCCCGCGGTCGATCACCCGCGCTGGAGCCAGGCGACCGAGCGACGCATCGGCGAGTTCCGCCGCCGGAAGACGCTGCCGTTCAACGGCTACGGCGATCAGGTCGCGTCGCTCTACGCGGGCATGGACCTGAAGAAGTTCTACTAG
- a CDS encoding CDP-alcohol phosphatidyltransferase family protein, translating to MLSSSRFKAPVQRAADPIARLLLRARVRPNHLTIAGLGVSCVAAWAFAGGYLRTGAALLTVAGLFDLFDGSLARLAGQDTDFGAFLDSVVDRYSDLVVLLGLVVYCQRIGEWTLCLFTMATVIGTVMVSYTKARAQSIGLACEIGLMERPERLIVLIAGATFNLMTPAMAILAVLTHTTALQRIFYTRRVARSMERTDTLR from the coding sequence ATGCTCTCCTCAAGCCGCTTTAAGGCTCCGGTTCAGCGCGCGGCCGATCCCATCGCGCGGCTTCTCCTCCGCGCGCGGGTGCGGCCGAACCACCTCACGATCGCCGGCCTCGGCGTGTCGTGTGTCGCCGCGTGGGCCTTCGCCGGCGGCTATCTCCGCACGGGCGCGGCGCTGCTCACCGTCGCGGGACTCTTCGATCTCTTCGACGGCTCGCTCGCCCGTCTCGCCGGCCAGGACACGGACTTCGGCGCGTTCCTGGATTCCGTCGTGGACCGCTACTCCGACCTGGTGGTACTGCTGGGCCTCGTCGTCTATTGCCAACGTATCGGTGAGTGGACACTCTGCCTCTTCACGATGGCCACGGTGATCGGGACCGTGATGGTCTCCTACACCAAGGCGCGGGCGCAGTCGATCGGGCTCGCCTGCGAGATCGGGCTCATGGAGCGGCCGGAGCGGCTCATCGTGCTGATCGCGGGGGCAACGTTCAACCTCATGACGCCCGCCATGGCCATCCTCGCCGTGCTCACCCACACCACGGCGCTCCAGCGCATCTTCTACACGCGGCGGGTCGCGCGAAGCATGGAGCGGACGGACACCCTCCGGTAA
- a CDS encoding ABC transporter ATP-binding protein, protein MPILKVRQLGVRFGGIIALDDVSFDIESRQIVGLIGPNGAGKTTLFNCLSRLYEPSTGTIAFEDRNLLAVEPHDIAGLGIGRTFQNLALFGTMSVLDNVMVGAHSRTSSGFLACALRVPSVGREETAQREAALEAIRFMSLEPVAHLPAAGLPFATLKRVEAARALAAKPKLLLMDEPAGGLNHEEVSTLVGLIRTIRDRLGITILLVEHHMSLVMEVSDKVVVLDFGKRIAEGTPAEVQRNPDVIKAYLGE, encoded by the coding sequence TTGCCAATCCTGAAGGTCCGCCAGCTGGGCGTGCGCTTCGGCGGCATCATCGCGCTGGACGATGTTTCCTTCGACATCGAGTCCCGCCAGATCGTGGGCCTGATCGGCCCGAATGGGGCCGGCAAGACCACCCTCTTCAATTGTCTGAGCCGGCTCTACGAGCCCTCGACGGGGACCATCGCCTTCGAGGATCGCAACCTGCTCGCGGTGGAGCCGCACGACATCGCCGGGCTGGGTATCGGCCGTACCTTCCAGAACCTGGCGCTGTTCGGGACGATGTCGGTACTGGACAACGTGATGGTGGGCGCCCACTCCCGCACGAGCAGCGGCTTCCTCGCCTGCGCGCTTCGCGTCCCCAGCGTGGGCCGCGAGGAGACGGCCCAGCGCGAGGCCGCCCTCGAGGCCATCCGCTTCATGAGCCTCGAGCCGGTGGCGCATCTGCCGGCGGCGGGGCTGCCCTTCGCCACGCTCAAGCGCGTCGAGGCGGCGCGCGCGCTGGCCGCGAAGCCCAAGCTGCTGCTCATGGACGAGCCGGCGGGTGGGCTCAATCACGAGGAGGTCTCGACCCTGGTCGGGCTGATCCGGACGATCCGCGATCGGCTCGGGATCACCATCCTCCTTGTCGAGCACCACATGAGCCTGGTCATGGAGGTCTCCGACAAGGTCGTGGTGCTGGACTTTGGCAAGCGCATCGCCGAGGGCACGCCGGCCGAGGTGCAGCGCAACCCCGACGTCATCAAGGCCTATCTTGGAGAGTAG
- a CDS encoding protein-methionine-sulfoxide reductase heme-binding subunit MsrQ — MTRRGRTALKVFVWAACLAPLAWLGQRAWVGDLGANPISFMTNTLGDWTFRILLASLAVTPLRIVSGWSWPITLRRLLGLFAFFYASLHFGVWLVLDHYFDWHEMGADIVKRPFITVGMAALTLLIPLALTSTSGMIKRMGGVAWRRVHSLVYLVGVLAALHYLWLAKKSVTGPYYYITVLVILLGIRLADWARRRLTARARVRAASGA; from the coding sequence ATGACGCGCCGGGGCCGGACGGCGCTCAAGGTCTTCGTGTGGGCGGCGTGCCTCGCCCCGCTGGCCTGGCTCGGCCAGCGGGCCTGGGTCGGCGATCTCGGCGCCAACCCCATCAGCTTCATGACCAACACGCTCGGCGACTGGACCTTCCGCATCCTGCTCGCGAGCCTGGCGGTGACGCCGCTGCGCATCGTGAGCGGCTGGTCGTGGCCCATTACGCTGCGCCGCCTGCTGGGCCTTTTCGCGTTCTTCTACGCCTCGCTCCACTTCGGCGTGTGGCTCGTGCTCGATCACTACTTCGACTGGCACGAGATGGGCGCGGACATCGTGAAGCGACCCTTCATCACGGTGGGGATGGCGGCGCTGACGCTGCTGATCCCGCTCGCCCTTACCTCGACGAGCGGAATGATCAAGAGGATGGGCGGTGTGGCGTGGCGGCGGGTCCACAGCCTGGTCTACCTGGTCGGCGTCCTCGCCGCCCTCCACTACCTCTGGCTGGCGAAGAAGTCGGTGACCGGCCCCTACTACTACATCACCGTACTGGTGATCCTGCTCGGGATCCGGCTGGCGGACTGGGCCCGCCGGCGCCTGACCGCCCGCGCGCGGGTGCGGGCGGCCTCGGGCGCCTAG